One window from the genome of Nicotiana sylvestris chromosome 9, ASM39365v2, whole genome shotgun sequence encodes:
- the LOC138877842 gene encoding secreted RxLR effector protein 161-like — MDETRSPVNQTVYRDIIWSFLYLTTSRPDIVFSVGLCARFQSNPKESHLKATKRILRYLKGTQDLVLYYPSGDSFNLIRYDDSDYVGYLVDRKSTSGMAQFLGSCLISWGTRKQNSVALLTAKAEYVVAASCCAQLLWIKQQLENFGVFTKCVPLLCDNTSALNMANNLVQHNRTKHIDMGHHFLRDNMEKGLICMKFCSTEDQIVDIFTKALSREHFERNRVKLGLLKPN, encoded by the coding sequence ATGGATGAAACTAGATCTCCTGTAAATCAAACTGTGTATAGAGATATTATTTGGTCTTTTCTCTATCTCACTACTAGTAGACCCGATATTGTCTTTAGTGTGgggctatgtgcaaggtttcaatcaaatcccaaggaatctcatctgaaggctaccaaaagaattttgagataccttaagggaacacaggacctggtcctgtattacccctcaggtgacagttttaatcttATTAGGTATGATGATTCTGACTATgtaggttatcttgtggacaggaaaagtacttctggaatggctcaatttctaggatcatgtctcatttcttggggcacaaggaagcaaaactcagtggctcttTTAACAGCTAAAGCAGAATATGTAGTTGCAGCCTCCTGTTGTGCTCAGCTCCTATGGATTAAACAGCAACTAGAGAACTTTGGGGTATTTACTAAATGTGTGCCTCTTCTATGtgataacaccagtgcactcaacatggctaATAATCTAGTCCAACACAAtagaaccaagcacattgataTGGGGCATCATTTTCTAAGGGACAATATGGAGAAAGGGCTGATCTGTATGAAGTTCTGCAGTACAGAAGACCAAATTgtagatatcttcaccaaagcattgagtagggaacattttgaaagaaacaggGTGAAGCTAGGGCTATTGAAGcctaattga